The genomic stretch TGCATTCTCAATTGATGCCACCACTGGCAGCTTTCCTGGGGTCATTAGGCCTAATTGTATttattttagggataatttcagaaacctcccctgggAGGTTTCTAACAGTCTCAAGGACCTCCCCTGAAGTTCCGAAAATCCCTTATACCTCCCCTAAAACTAAGTAGATAGTTTCAGGTCCAACCCAATTGAGGTGGACAATGAATATAAAATGTGTtttaggagagagaaaataaagaaattccACCTCTGCCCTCAAGATTGTCATTAGTGAGGATGTTTATGTTGAAAATTTCAATGGAATCTAGTTCCTTTGAAATTGCAGGGGGTGTATGTGAAACTGATGGAAAAAGGTAAGGCTGTATTGCAAGAAATTGTCTTCTGGTTCATGCCAACGGCTCTCAAAGCAGTTCTTTGTAACGGTAATAAGAAACAGTTGTGTTGCTTTGGAGCTCTACATAATTGCCTACTGAAGTTGCAAGAGAAAGCAGTGAATGTTGTTGGGTTGTGGCTGAGGTTTCTGCAAAAGTGCTCATACAAGTAGCAAAGCTAAACTACGTACAAACAGATGCACATGGCTTCTTCAAGCCTGGTAGATTCATCATGGAATTCACCAACTTCATTTTCAATAAGAAATAGATATTGCCATTGTCATCGGAAAGCAAGTATTAAGATTTCTGAGAGCAGGAGGAATCCGAACAAGCTCTATTTCTGCTGCTCAAATTGCAAATTCTTTCAGTGGTTCGAAGGACCTGAAGAAGGTGAAGTGAGCAACCAAAGAACAGATCAACGTTCAAGCATGCAAAAGGAGGATCAGATACAGTTTGCCAAAGTAGAGCAGTCGAACTCCATTGTGAAATGGCTGCTTATAATGAACCTGTTATTCATAACTATTTACATTTTGTTGTTGATATTGTTTCAGTGGTTCGAAGGGTCTGAAGATGGTCAAGTGAGCAGGCAAAGAGCAGGAGGACATTCAATCATACAAAGAGGTGATCAAGTGCAGAAATTGAATGCTGTCAAGTTCAACTCCATAGTGAAATTGATGCTTTTAATGAACCTTGTATTTTTAGCTGTCTATGTTGTTATGTTGACTGTAAAAGATATCAAATGAGTATTGATTCATAATAGTAAAGAACCAGATTCATTATCATGTGCTTCCAGTTTTGCTTATTGAATACCATATGACAGATTATACAAAAATACAGTGTACAAGTAATAGTGCAAATGGAACTTCAGTCTTCTGTTGAGTAGCACTTTGAGTGTACAATAGCCAAATCTTTCCACTCATGCATCCAGGTTGATACAAAAAgataaatttgtccaaaacatCAGATAACTAATGTTCAGATACCAAAATTAGATAACCAAGACATCAGATATTGCCATTTCTCCTATGTCGACAAGTAATGATCAGATATTCATGTCCTCTGATATCCAAATAACAAAAGACTCTTAATAGATTCTACTAAAAGGTGAAGCTGCTGCTGACATTGTGAGAATCATGAGAAACTGAAGCATTGATGTTGACATCAGTTTGTACTTGGGCACTTCCACTGGGATGTAGTGCAGCAGTATGCATTCCTGCAAATGGTTGAGGTACTACTGTTGAAGTTTTCCTTTTGGGGTTATATACAACAGATGGAGCAGATTTGTTGGAAGGTCGTCCTCTCTGAAATTGCAGATGAAGTATGTATTAATATATAGGCATGTAAATAAGCATTAAAAGTGCAGCTATCTCTGAAAAAGGATTAAGGAACAAATACCTTTCTCTTAGTAGCATTGGTTGCTGTTTGCAGATTCAAGTCAGCATTCATTAATGGTGATTGAGTTGATGAACTTGGGTTACTGCCTTGACTAGAAACGACAATAGGCACATTGCCATCAGCATGATCCTGCACAAATCAATAGCAAGCATTAGCTCATCAGACAACAGCAACATAAGAAAAGTCTGTTTCTGAATCTAAAAGAATTATAACCCATAGAACAGATCCTGCAAGTCCTGTATTTGCAATTCCCCTTCCTGGCTTTCCTCTAACAAATTGAGTCCCCTGACATgaaaattaataacaaattaCAAGCTCGCTTAGCAATTTCAAGTCTCTCAATTAAACCACTAGACTGAACCTTGTTTGTGTTGGTGCTTGTACTCCTTTGTCTCACAGGTGTTCTTTGACATGTTATAGTATTATGTCCAGTAGCTTTGCAGTTGCCACATCTCATAGTGGTTGACCTTTTTGCTTGAGATTGGCTTGGCTCATCAGGCCCTCTCCTTCTATTAACTCTTGGACGACCTGGAGCTCTTCTCAATGGTGGTGGAAAGACAGTTTTTGGTGTGACATCAATTAATGGAGGCCATCTCTTCTCGTGAGGAATTGGATGTATCATGCCACTGTATGTCTTGAGATACATTTCTGTTGAGAAGCAAGGATCACAGTATGTCTCCAACTTCTGTCTTCTGTATACAATTCCAAGTGCAGCATGCTTGCATGGGAGTCTAGACAATTGGAAAGCTCCACAGTCACAAGTTTTCTGGTTCAAACTCACTATAAACGTTCTGTCACCATCAGTAACTTCAAACAAATCCTCACTGGCCATCTGCAATGAACATCTCCTAGAATGTATTACAATTTTCTTGAGCTTTTCTATGATGTTTTTTGGGATAGCAGACGTCCATGTGCAAGCCTTTTGGTACCTTTTGTGTAATTTCTTCATAAAGTTTTTCCTCAGTCCTTCAACAAGTGTCAGTATTGGTTGGCACCCTAAGTCTCCAATCCAAGCATTGAAGGATTCCGTGAAATTGTTTGTGACATGGTCACATTTCAAATCTGTTGAGAAAGCATGTCTAGCCCAAGTAGAAACTGGAATCTTGGATAAGTACCTCCATGCTTCTATATTCATGACCTTGATTCTCTGCATTGCTTGTGTAAATCCAATTGCATCATAACTCTTAGCAGCTTGCCAAAAGAAGGTGCTCAGTAACACTCCAGGGAATTGAGACTTAAAGTTCATGGAAATATGTCTGCAACAGTATCTTCCAATTGCAGATGGCAGCAGCTGTTCATATACAATGTTCACCCCTACATCAAAAGCAAAAAATCAGTCAGCCTTTTTTACCATATCTACACAGCAGGTTGTCCAAATTTGGCGAAGTAAAGTATTTAGTAATACCTTTTGTCTATCACTCATGACAGTTAAGGGACAGTTGTTATCGAATGGTCCaaagaatttttcaaagaaatgaaagaactaACTCCAAGTCTCTTTGTTTTCTACCTCAACAATAGCAAAAGCAATGGAAAATATGCTGTTATTACCATCTAATGCAACAGCAGCCAGCAATACTCCACCAAAACTACCTTTCAAATGACATCCATCAAATCCAACAAAGGATCTACAACTACCTAAAAATCCATCTTTCTGACTTTTAAAGCTAATAAAAAGTCTCAGGAACCTTGGTTCAACTAGTAGATTTGGTCTGTCATAATGAATCTTATAAACATTACCAGGATTATGTTGCCTAAGAAGCACAACATATTTGGACAGTTTACTATATGATTCTGAATGTGTGCCTTCAATCTCTTCTCTTGCCTTTTGTTTGGCTCTATACACTTGCTGTTTGTTAGGATGCACGCCATATTTTAGCATCTCAGCTTCAATGCCCTTTCTTGACAAGTTAGGATAGGTTCTCACAGCTATCAGTTTTTTGGCCATCCAGTCAAAGGTGGCCTTACGATTTTTATTATCCATCACACATGTGTGTTCATGTGTGTATGTCTTAATCATAAATGTTACTGAATTAGCTATAGGGGACGCATGAATCCTCCATGTACATCCAGCAACATCACAGATTGCAGTACACCTGGTTTTCTCATTCTTCAGCCTTTTGATGTGAAATCCTTTTTGGATCACATAATCCTTCAGTGCTGCTCTAAAGGCATCAACATTAGTGAATAACTGTCCCTTCTTGAATTCTATGTCCTCTCTTGGATTGTAAGTCCACATCTTGTTTCTTAGCACTTCTTTTAAATGGTCCATTTCTTGCTCAGATTCAGAATCTGGTACAATTAGATCACCAGTTTCATTATTATCCAAGTTTTGAAAACTTTCATCACTGCTAGAATTCTCAGACAGAACCATTAGCTCATCACCTATATCATCTTCattgtcatcatcaaaatccTTGCTTCCATGATTCATCAGAGCTCGATTCACCCTCATACCCCTCATCCTGGGAGTCAATAACATGAACATTCTGCTCATCAGCAGCCAAGGCAGAATGTTTGTTCTGAATTTCTATGTGCTCACTCTCACCATCAATCTTTCTCAACAACATGACAGGTTGTTCAGTTGGGATAATGTCCATGTTGAACACCTCTATATTTATGACTGGTTGACCTTCATACACACTGAACATATCATGGACAGTTTCATCATCATTCACATTAATGTAAGCTTCTGTTCCCGGTATTGCACATCTCATATGTATAAGAAGATTAATATTTCCAGGCAGTTCATGTAATGCCTTCTCGACAACATCATTCAGCAGATTAATGAAAGTGTATTTTTCAGGATTTATATTGGAAATTCGAACTTTTGTCCCTCCACAATGGAGTACAATGTCATGCACATCACCAGTCACCATCTTACAACATCAGATACACCATTTATGAACTTCAATGTATACAAACATATAATACTATGACAGAGTAACTCCCTAGACCTCATGCAAACCACTTTGTATGATGCATATAAACAGCACCATCACATATGCATGAATACACATTCTAGTTTATAACTATTATAACCAGAAATAATGAAAACATTGTCAGGTGATCATATCAATAACAAAAGCAGAAACGCAGAGCTAATGtagaaaaataagaagacaTGCTCAGTTTCCACACGGTCAGTAACCTTCATCAGCCATATACTACGTAGTATCTAACCTTGCTTTGCTTCAGATGCTCTCAGAACACCAACAGTTCACCCTTTGCAGCAATATTTCAGCTCAATTTCCAGAACTCAATTTCTTCAAAGAATTCTCCCGTTTCTCCTGGAGCTCTCAAATGCTCTTCTCATGATCAGTATGGCTCAAGAAGGTCTATTCCTCACCAAAATTAACGTTCAGTCAGCTACCATTGtcacatcaacaaccaaatggGCGCCCATTTTTGGCGCCTTTTCTTTTAGCCGAAATTAGCAATTCATTTTATTATCAAATTCCAGTTAAGTTACTTAATCCTTTCTATTACTCATTTCACTAATTAATTCATGTTATTATCAGAATATATTATTTCAACAGCAGGAATATTTGTGTCAATTCAACGTCTTTCAAGTCATTTTGGGACCCAACAATCTGACAGGGGAGGTATAAGGGATTTTCGGAACTTCAGGAGAGGTCCTtgagactgtcagaaacctcaggggaggtttctgaaattatccctttattttACCGATGATTGCATAAATGCCTACCGAGAAGCCTACGATGATACTGGGATTGGGGGTGGCAAGGACATGGGCATTTACGACCTTGGAGATGGCAAATTTGAGCGCTTTGGTGGTGTTCAGTCTTTTAGTCACATAGGTCCGCCAGTTTGGGTCTTCCCGTCGTTTTAATTCATGTTCTCAGATTTTAATGCTTCTATATTCCAAAATACAAACTCAATCTAAATTTTAGTAGGATGGCTAATTATTTCTAAAATGTTAGTTTCAGATGAGtacacgtttttttttttttttgtattattaTGATATTGAACTAAAATTTATTTGTATGGTCAGCTAATTTGCAGTTTTGTCGATATTCCGCGTTGCAGGTAACTTTTTTTAATATGAGAATTGTTGACCCATTGATTGTAATTGATGTTCTTATTATGAACGAACGTTTTTAATTTGATATCCTACATGTATACTCTGAAGGTTTCACAAAAAGTTTAACAAAAACATGTATACTTACTCTCCTAgtattcttattattattattttgtgaCCAAGGGCATGCAAAAGGCCGGCTTCCTCCAGCTAAAATGCACGAAGTTGCATCAAATTGTTGGAAATACTTGGCCCTGGGGGTTCAGCTCCAAACCGGTTTAGATTAAATGCCTTCGTTGGAGTTCAATGGTACAAAGTCAACTATTTGAAATATACCTCGTTTTTtcaaatgcagaaaataaaaACATTACATGCCTTGTGGATGGAACCTGTTACAGGCCGCAACACGTAG from Coffea eugenioides isolate CCC68of chromosome 8, Ceug_1.0, whole genome shotgun sequence encodes the following:
- the LOC113780894 gene encoding uncharacterized protein LOC113780894 codes for the protein MVLSENSSSDESFQNLDNNETGDLIVPDSESEQEMDHLKEVLRNKMWTYNPREDIEFKKGQLFTNVDAFRAALKDYVIQKGFHIKRLKNEKTRCTAICDVAGCTWRIHASPIANSVTFMIKTYTHEHTCVMDNKNRKATFDWMAKKLIAVRTYPNLSRKGIEAEMLKYGVHPNKQQVYRAKQKAREEIEGTHSESYSKLSKYVVLLRQHNPGNVYKIHYDRPNLLVEPRFLRLFISFKSQKDGFLGSCRSFVGFDGCHLKGSFGGVLLAAVALDGNNSIFSIAFAIVEVENKETWRVNIVYEQLLPSAIGRYCCRHISMNFKSQFPGVLLSTFFWQAAKSYDAIGFTQAMQRIKVMNIEAWRYLSKIPVSTWARHAFSTDLKCDHVTNNFTESFNAWIGDLGCQPILTLVEGLRKNFMKKLHKRYQKACTWTSAIPKNIIEKLKKIVIHSRRCSLQMASEDLFEVTDGDRTFIVSLNQKTCDCGAFQLSRLPCKHAALGIVYRRQKLETYCDPCFSTEMYLKTYSGMIHPIPHEKRWPPLIDVTPKTVFPPPLRRAPGRPRVNRRRGPDEPSQSQAKRSTTMRCGNCKATGHNTITCQRTPGTQFVRGKPGRGIANTGLAGSVLWDHADGNVPIVVSSQGSNPSSSTQSPLMNADLNLQTATNATKRKRGRPSNKSAPSVVYNPKRKTSTVVPQPFAGMHTAALHPSGSAQVQTDVNINASVSHDSHNVSSSFTF